The nucleotide window CCCAGCGTCTGCCCGCTGTGCAACGCCCGCCACAAGCTCCGCGTCCTGGCCGAGAAGGCGCGGGTCCTGGGCCTCGAGCACATCGCCACCGGCCACTACGCCCGCCTGGAGCGCAGGCTCGGGCGGATGAGGCTGCTGCGCGGCGCGGTCCGCGAGCAGGACCAGAGCTACTTCCTCCACGCCGTCCCCCTCGAGCTGCGGGAAATTCTCATCCTGCCCCTGGGGGAAGTGGACAAGACGACGGTGCGCGCCGAGGCGCTCCGCCGGGGCCTGGACGTCCACGACAAGCCGGCCAGCCAGGACCTCTGCCCGGCGCTGGCGCGGGGGCTGGAATCGGCGCTCAAAACCGCCGCCCCGGAGATGACCCGACCAGGGCCTATCCTGGACCACCACGGCCGCGAGCGCGGGACGCACGACGGCCTCTTCCGCTACACCATCGGCCAACGGCACGGATTGGGGCTGGGCGGGGGGACCGGCGAGCCGCTGTACGTCATCGGAAAAGATTTTCCGAACCGGGCGCTCTTAGTCGGCCCCGAGGATAAGCTCTG belongs to bacterium and includes:
- the mnmA gene encoding tRNA 2-thiouridine(34) synthase MnmA, which gives rise to MVVGLSGGVDSAVAAARLVEAGARVAAVTLLTADESDCPPGVRTACCTRAEADAALAVAERLGIRHYRYDERDRFRREILAESVRVVSRGGTPSVCPLCNARHKLRVLAEKARVLGLEHIATGHYARLERRLGRMRLLRGAVREQDQSYFLHAVPLELREILILPLGEVDKTTVRAEALRRGLDVHDKPASQDLCPALARGLESALKTAAPEMTRPGPILDHHGRERGTHDGLFRYTIGQRHGLGLGGGTGEPLYVIGKDFPNRALLVGPEDKLWSQEMTVELEGPVADPLPSGLDCQPRRNHPGAPVELTWREGDTVGVRFLAPQRALTPGQAAVFYLGEEVVAGGVIWPPRSR